The window AGACCGCATCGTCCATCATGGTGCACCTGACCCTGTTGGTGAGGATGCCCCTTACGGCCTTCTTCCCGTACAGGTCAGAAATCCTGCTGTAGACGGGTGCGTTCATGAAATACAGACAGCTCTCCGGCCCGTGCAGCAGTATCCCCACGTCGTTAATCCTGCAGATCGCGTTGACCGCACCGCATGCAGCACATGACTGCATCACACGGGTATCGTTGATGGAGGTCCTCCTGCAGGACTGGCAGCTACTGTGGCCCATGTCGGCCATCTCCACATGCTTGGCCGCGCGGATCTCCCTGCCCGCGATGAGGTCGGTGAACTGGTCGTCGTCCAACGGGTGCGGGTATACGCAGCTATTCACGCCTTTAGATATTCCTTTTATGTATAGTGCCAGATCATCGAATCTATGAGCTATTTCCGAATCGGGGAACAGCTCCCTGACGGTATGACCCTGACCCTCCGCTTCCGAGAACAGCTGGTCCCTGGGTATTTCGGCTATGATGCTAGTGCCCGTGGCAGCGGCGAATCTCTCGACCACATCGCGCTCGTTGTCCCCGCCGCGGGAATTGAATATTATACCGATGAAACGGGGCTTGCCGGTATCGAAGTTCCTCAGCCCCTTCATTATGTTGTTGGCCGCATAGATGGACATGAATTCGCCGGAGGTCACTAGGGCGACCCCGTCCGCATTTTCGTTCCTGAGAGGAACGGCGAAGCCTCCGCAGACCACGTCCCCCAGGACATCGTAGAGCCTAACATCGACATCCAAGCCCTTGGCCCCCAGCTTCTTTAGGGTGTCCAGAGCGGTGAGTATCCCCCTTCCGGCGCATCCGATACCCGGTTTGGGACCTCCCGCCTCGGCGCAGAGTATCCCATTGGTGCCTACCTTCACGATATCGTCTAGTTCCCTCTGATCGGACTGGGTCTCACGGACGTAATCCATGATAGTCCTCTGAGGCACCCCTCCGAGGAGGAGCCTGGTGGAATCATGCTTCGGATCACATCCGATCTGCATGACCCTGTCCCCCATGTAGGAGAGGGCCACCGAGATGTTGGCAGACATGGTGGATTTCCCTATCCCGCCTTTGCCGTACAGAGCTATCTGGAACATCGCAATGATGCTGGAACGTATTGATACGATATAAATCGGACTATACGTCCATATGGCAGACTTTTTACCTTTTGAAGGACGTCCATCCTTCATGGGTCTGTTCTCTAAGAAGAAGGAAGAGGTGTCGCTGCCCACCGGAGGCAACGAGCTCTACACTGACAGAAGATACAATACATATTGGCTCCTCGGGCTCAGCCCCTTCGAGGATTTCACACCGAATCAGATAAAGGAGGCCATGGATGCCGAGATCAAGAAGCTCGACCGTGTCCTCAGGACGCAGCCCGTCGAGATGGTGAGGGTCAAGACCCAGAAGAAGGTCGACAAGCTCCAGGACATCTACGGGAAGCAGGACATCATCGATCATGAGAGGGATGTCGCTGTCATGATGTTCAACGAGGACATGCTCAGATACAACAACGAGCTGAGCACCGACATGGATAAGATCAACTCCGCCATCGTGAGATCTGGATGGAGGGGCGACGGCATCAACCCCCTGAAGGTGGACGGGTTCCCGCAATGCTCCGGCTGCGGTTACATAAACCGCAGGGTCAAGAAGTGCATAAACTGCGGCGGAAAGCTGTGATCAGCGCTTGAGGAACGAGAAACGGGACTTTCTCACGTTGCCGTCCTTGTCGAACTTCTCGCGCATAAGACGGTCGTAGTTGTCCTTGATCTTCTTGTCCGCAGGCTTGAGCTCCATCAGGATCTCCAGCTCCTCCTTCGCCTTCTGATAGTCCTTCAGGTCGTTCAGGAGGAGGGCGGCGTAGTTCTGGTGGTACTCGTACCTGTTGGGCGACAGCTCGATCGCCTTCTCGTAGTATTCTGCGGCCTTCTTGAAATCAATCATCTGATTCCTGAGGAACCTGGCATACTCGTTGTACATATCGGCGGAGGGATTGACCTCCAGCAGCTTCCTGAACTTCTCGTCGGTCTGGACGTTGTACTTCTTGTACTGCGAGGATACCGCGACCTGGGCCAGGATGGCATCTGTATAACCCGGATCGATGTCAAGGATGACCTCCAGCTGCATTAGGCCGTACTCGATGTCCTTGAGCCCGTAGATGATGTGCTGCGCAAGCTGGAGCCTCACCTTGCAGTTGTGGGGATCGGTCTTGAGGTACTCCTCGAGGGTGTTCACCGCTCCCTGCGGGTTACCGCTCTCGAACTGCCTCTTCGCTCTGCTGCATGCATCGTACTCGGGGTCGCTGCTCATCAGCACCGCATGTCCTCACAGACTAAAATGGCTTATCCTCGTTCACCTTTCTGCCTTGCATGGGAATAGCACTGAAATTCCTCTGCGGAATACTGATGACCTTGGCGTACGTCGTTGTCGTTCCGTATGTGACCGATACGTACATTACACCGTACATCATCGAATTCGTCGGGGACAATTCGTTCCTGTTCATCGGAACAGAGACCCTGATACAGATACTAATGTTCCTTGTCCTGATCGCCTTCATCCTCCTTCTCGGAGGCGGCGCCGTCCTTAGATGGTGCGGGATATTCGGTGTCCTCGGAATGATCGTGGCATACTGGCTGCTCGGCGATGTGACCAAGGCCACCATCCCAGTCATCTCCCTGATAATCGTCTACTTCCTCCTGCTCCCCTTCAAGATCAGCAAGAAGGCGAAGGAGGACAGGAAGGAGCTGAAGAAGAAGATCAAGGAACGCAGATCCAAACACTGAAACCATTAATCTGGGCCTCGGGCATTCGGGGCCATTTATCCATTCCAACATCCATTATATCCTAGCATCCTGTTACATACTCTAATTGTCTAGGAGCTCGGCCATGTCAGAGAAAGAGGTCAACCTGCAGTTCCCCTTCGTCCGCATAGTTGGACAGGAGGATATGAAGCGCGCACTGTTGTTGAATATCATCGATCCAGGGATCGGGGGCGTGCTGCTCAGAGGGGAGAAGGGTACGGCCAAATCCACCACCGTGCGTTCCCTAACGCAGATCCTCCCGGAGGTCAACGCCATAGAGGGATGCCAGTTCCACTGCAACCCCGACAACCAGAGATACCTCTGCGAGGACTGCAAGAAAAAGATGGAATCCGGCAAGTACAATGTCATAAAACGCAACATGCAGGTGGTGGAGCTCCCGCTCAACGCCACCGAGGACCGTATCTCCGGAAGCCTGGACATCGAACATGTCCTCCGCACCGGGGAGAGGAAATACGAGGGAGGTGTGCTGGCACAGGCCAACGGCAACCTTCTGTACGTCGACGAGGTCAATCTCCTGGACGACCATATCGTCGACCTGCTTCTGGATTCAGCGGCGATGGGCCGCAACTTCGTCGAGAGGGAAGGGATCTCGTACTCCCACCCTGCCAAGTTCGTACTCATCGGTTCCATGAACCCCGAGGAGGGAACGCTCCGCCCCCAGCTCATGGACCGTTTCGGAATGTGCGTCGAGATCAAGAGCGAGAGGGACCCTCAGGTCAGGGTCGAGGTCATCAAACGCAGGCTCGCGTTCGATGCGGATCCCGAAGGATACACCGAGGCCTGCAAGGCCGACACCGAGGAGCTCAAGCAGAGGATCGCCCGCGCAAAGGAACTCGTCGGCAAGATCGATGTCCCTGACAACGTCCTGAACGCCATCGCGATGGTCTCCATCGGATTCGTCATGGAAGGGCACCGTGCCGATATCGCCATGATACGCGCCGCCAAGGCAAATGCCGCACTCGACGGCAGGACGAAGATCGAGTTCAAGGACATCTCCACTACGGCGCCGCTCATCCTGCGCCACCGTCTCAAGTCCGGTCCGTTCGAGGAGGCCAACTTCCGCCAGAACGAGCTGGATTCCATCATCAGGGG of the methanogenic archaeon mixed culture ISO4-G1 genome contains:
- a CDS encoding nitrogenase iron protein NifH, which gives rise to MFQIALYGKGGIGKSTMSANISVALSYMGDRVMQIGCDPKHDSTRLLLGGVPQRTIMDYVRETQSDQRELDDIVKVGTNGILCAEAGGPKPGIGCAGRGILTALDTLKKLGAKGLDVDVRLYDVLGDVVCGGFAVPLRNENADGVALVTSGEFMSIYAANNIMKGLRNFDTGKPRFIGIIFNSRGGDNERDVVERFAAATGTSIIAEIPRDQLFSEAEGQGHTVRELFPDSEIAHRFDDLALYIKGISKGVNSCVYPHPLDDDQFTDLIAGREIRAAKHVEMADMGHSSCQSCRRTSINDTRVMQSCAACGAVNAICRINDVGILLHGPESCLYFMNAPVYSRISDLYGKKAVRGILTNRVRCTMMDDAVSVFGGVEYLEWGLKSMLDEGFRKVVVVTTCMPGIIGDDCERVVENVKKLYDGAEILLIPTDGDIAGEYNDGYIAAATCLANLMDVSIKPEKGYVNLIDTTFFDVHTERNMSELNRLLSSFDLKVNCRFLDATTLDSVKGFCRASVDIMLNNTANNRDIYEPIRKRTGREPMSIPLPTGLYECREWMTVIGDMMGKDPSRQIREMERTYSDFIAEHSKQISGKRIIIVNKLNYDIDWLIDILMDLGAELVRIGAEFSARKERAEVASRHLEMITQDYDSEQLRRDLAELGPDLIIANVNSPHGDLPFARLGRIGVGLQPSLDYVEYVENILRLPNDEGWKKGSLK
- a CDS encoding TPR repeat-containing protein, with the translated sequence MSSDPEYDACSRAKRQFESGNPQGAVNTLEEYLKTDPHNCKVRLQLAQHIIYGLKDIEYGLMQLEVILDIDPGYTDAILAQVAVSSQYKKYNVQTDEKFRKLLEVNPSADMYNEYARFLRNQMIDFKKAAEYYEKAIELSPNRYEYHQNYAALLLNDLKDYQKAKEELEILMELKPADKKIKDNYDRLMREKFDKDGNVRKSRFSFLKR
- a CDS encoding cobaltochelatase subunit, whose product is MSEKEVNLQFPFVRIVGQEDMKRALLLNIIDPGIGGVLLRGEKGTAKSTTVRSLTQILPEVNAIEGCQFHCNPDNQRYLCEDCKKKMESGKYNVIKRNMQVVELPLNATEDRISGSLDIEHVLRTGERKYEGGVLAQANGNLLYVDEVNLLDDHIVDLLLDSAAMGRNFVEREGISYSHPAKFVLIGSMNPEEGTLRPQLMDRFGMCVEIKSERDPQVRVEVIKRRLAFDADPEGYTEACKADTEELKQRIARAKELVGKIDVPDNVLNAIAMVSIGFVMEGHRADIAMIRAAKANAALDGRTKIEFKDISTTAPLILRHRLKSGPFEEANFRQNELDSIIRGYL